A region of the Microcystis aeruginosa FD4 genome:
CAAAAACCCAGATTTAGCAACTATACTAGGAGAAAAAGGACGACAATACGCAGAAGAAAATTATGCCTTTGAAAAGACTTTGGATCAATACGAAAAGCTTTTTTCTCAAGTAGTTAGTTAATAATTAGGGTATAGGGATTAGGGATAGGGAAATGGGGGAATGGGGAAATGGGGAAATGGGGGAATTTCAACTAAAACCCTAAAACCCTAAAACCCTAAAACCCTAAAACCCCAACACCTATTACCCAACCCCCATCACCCCATCACCTAACCCCTAACTCCCACTTAACTATTTTCATGTTTGATAATTTCTCAAAAAAACTACCCTGGCAAAGTCTCAAACAAGCGATCGCTTTTGTCTTAACAATTATTGCCTTAACCCCAGTGGTTACAGCTTTAATTTCTAGTGTTAACCAGCCCCAAATCCAATCGAATATTCAACTATATCAAACCAATCTCAACCTACAAGCTACGACTCTAAGCACCGATGCTGACCCTAATAGCGAGGAATTTGCTAATCTTAAATTAATGCAAACTTCCCTGATCGGTGAAGAACCCTACAGCACCGCCGAAGAACAGTATTTATCAGCGCAGAAAAGTGCCAAAAAAACAATCACCGAACTAGAAAAATCAGCAGTTAATCCCGAACAAAAAAAATCCCTTGAGCGGGAAATCAATTCCCTAAAGGATTTAGAACTGAAATTAAGTCTCATTCAAGCTAGTCAAGGTGACTTGGATTCAGCACGGCAAATCTGGCAAAACATCAAGGAAAAATCAGAATTTGAACAGTATAAACCTGCTGTTTTAGGAAATGCGCTGCTGTTAGAGGGATTGTACAGTGAACCCCCCCAAATTGCTGCCGATGCTGAAGCGAGAATCGATCGCAATTTTCAAGGATGGTTTCGTTATACCATTCTGGAAAAATTATATAGTCTCGAAAATCGTCAAGAGGATTTACTCGCTTTAGAGGAAGAACAGAGTGAAGTGGCGGCTAATGCGTTAATTAAACTAATTTTACTGGCTTTGTTGCCTCTTATCGGCGGTTTAATCGGTTTTGTTCTGTTGATCTTTTTATTAGTGCAGTGGCTTCTCCGCCAACAGCGATCGCTACTCTTTTTAGATGATAGTCTCGCTTGGCAAACTAAGTGGGGAGGAGAAACCCTCTGGTGGGCAATAATTATCGGTTTCTTTTTCGTCGGACAAATTGTTTTACCGGTAATTTTCGGGATTTTATCGAGTTTCTTGAGTCTCAATCCGGAACAATTTAACCTAGAAGCTAAAGCAATATACGTTGTAGTTAGTTATTTAGCCTTAACAGTGAGCAGTTTATCGGTTTTATATCTAGCAATCAAGCCTTTTCGCCCTTTACCTCCCGATTGGTTTCGTTTTAACCTCTTTAGTCCTTGGCTTCTCTGGGGATTAGCCGGCTATTTTGTCGCTTTACCCCTCGTTATTATCGTTTCTTTGCTCAATCAACTAATTTGGCAAGGACAAGGAGGCAGTAACCCGCTGCTGACTTTAGCCCTAGAATCCCAGAATACCTTCGCTTTACTCTGTTTTGCCTTTACTGCTTCCCTTGCCGCTCCTTTTTTCGAGGAAATTGTTTTTCGCGGCTTTTTACTAGCTTCTTTGACTCGTTATCTACCCGTCTGGGGTGCAATCGCTCTTAGTAGTTTGATTTTCGCCCTTGCTCACCAAAATTTGTCAGAAGTGCTGCCTTTAACCGTTCTAGGTTGTGTTCTTGGCTTTGTTTACACCCGCTCGAAAAATTTATTATCCTCAATGTTGGTTCATAGTCTCTGGAATGGTGGCACCCTGTTAAGTTTATTTTTATTGGGCAGCGGTGCGGGTTAGGTGAGGTCTCTGGTTTTCGGGGTAGCCTAGAGATGATGACAAATACCGTCTAATAAATTATCAACCTATCTCTGTTGGATAAACCATGACTATCGCTCAAAGCTTACCCCTAGTCGAGTCTCATGTCAACCCTGAGATAATCTTCCCAGAAGGCGAATTTTGGAGTCATGAACCCCCTTTGGAAAGTAACCTACATCTACAACAAATTATTTTATTAATTCAGTGTTTAAAATGGTGGTGGCGCGAGCGAGAAGATTATTTTGCCGCCGACAATTTAACCATTTATTACAGTCCCCACCAGAAAAAGTCAGAATTCTGCCCTGGTCCCGAT
Encoded here:
- a CDS encoding CPBP family intramembrane glutamic endopeptidase, with product MFDNFSKKLPWQSLKQAIAFVLTIIALTPVVTALISSVNQPQIQSNIQLYQTNLNLQATTLSTDADPNSEEFANLKLMQTSLIGEEPYSTAEEQYLSAQKSAKKTITELEKSAVNPEQKKSLEREINSLKDLELKLSLIQASQGDLDSARQIWQNIKEKSEFEQYKPAVLGNALLLEGLYSEPPQIAADAEARIDRNFQGWFRYTILEKLYSLENRQEDLLALEEEQSEVAANALIKLILLALLPLIGGLIGFVLLIFLLVQWLLRQQRSLLFLDDSLAWQTKWGGETLWWAIIIGFFFVGQIVLPVIFGILSSFLSLNPEQFNLEAKAIYVVVSYLALTVSSLSVLYLAIKPFRPLPPDWFRFNLFSPWLLWGLAGYFVALPLVIIVSLLNQLIWQGQGGSNPLLTLALESQNTFALLCFAFTASLAAPFFEEIVFRGFLLASLTRYLPVWGAIALSSLIFALAHQNLSEVLPLTVLGCVLGFVYTRSKNLLSSMLVHSLWNGGTLLSLFLLGSGAG